The genomic interval AGGTGTGGGACTCCTGGTGCAGACAATAACTCTGGGAGGATGAGACACACAGGTATGGATCCCATTGGACTAGAGCTGGCTAACTGAAGGTCTGGGAAGCACAGCCTGATTATTTACAGTAATTCAGCCTGGAGACCTCCATGCACAGAGCAGATAATTAGCCAAACTGGTCCGTGGTCTCTCAGCCCCTGAGGGTTTGCTAATTtaatggaggaggaaaaggagaaaagtgaatGTATTAGGAAAGATCCAGTAGAGCCTGGAAGAGGCTGATTTGTATTCCTCACCTCTGCCTTCCAGTTTATTTTCTCATCATAAAAttcagacactttttttttctcaattaggGGAAGCAATACATGATTTTATGTCTGTAAATTCACTGAATTAATCATGAAATCTAGAGAGATTTTGGTCTTCTCTTCAAAGAATGtgattatatttctattttcatggTTAAGTTTTCTGTCTCTGGCattgtcatatttttctttctgtagtcCTGGTCTCAAGttttgggctttctgtcttgGAGATTTATGGTctttgttattatattttttgaATTTGGAGCCAAGATACCCAAAGTGAGAGTCACTCTGGGAAGCACTGCACTTGTGTTGGAGTCTGAAATGAGGACAGTCTTGTGAGAACTGTTCCATAGACTCTGCAGTTTGGCAAACTCTCTGTAGCATGAAAGGGCAGTGGAAAAGTCAAGCCAAGCTGAAGACCCTCAAAGTTCTATGAAAACCACCAGGGTGCTCTAAAGATGATCCCTTAGAGTTGGGTGCAATTGGGGGAAAGGAACCAAATGCTTACACCTTCCCCCATATTATGCAGTCCTCAGATGTGGGCTCTCTGAAGCTGAGGCAGGTACCTCTAGAAGTTGATTCCTGAGGGCTAACACCCAAACTTGGAGCATTtcatctctcatttctgacaggagattttttttgttgtggtaagaaaaaaaaataacataacatTTACCTcctaactatttttaagtgtacagttcaacaGCATTAAGTTCATTCACATTATtgagcaaccatcaccaccatctgtcTCCAGAACTATTTCATCTTCCCCTAATGGACACTCTGTGCCCATTGAACACTAACTCCCCTTTTCCTGATCCCAAAGCCTCTTGCAAccatcattttctttaaatttgacTACTTTAGCTGTGGAATCATTCAGTGTTTTGTCCCTTTCTGTCTCACTAAGTAATATGATTGGGGAGAAGTTAGATGGAATGGGAAGGAGATTTATCAGAAAATTTTGGAATCAATTTTGCTCTGGTAGGTAGTCTCCTCGCTACTCCTTGGGAAGCATAAACCCCAGTTTTCCTAGGAAAGTCCCAATTGATAACTGCTTATGTACACTCAGTATTCATAGTGCCCTATTTCAATTTCCAAAGTTCTCTGATTTGGAAATGATATACCCATCCTATTTTCACAAAAAGATTATTAACAAGCAATAATATATTGGATGTGTTGATCATTATAGTACAGTATAGATACATATGACAAATAgggaataataaaaggaaaagtatagAATCAATATATAGCAAGAAATAGAGCTGTGTTTCcttccttgcaaggaaagttatgacaaacatagatagcctattaaaaagcagagacatcactttgctgacaaaggtcaaaatcatttttctagtagttatgtacagatgtgagagttggaccatgaaggctgagcaccaatgaattgatgcttctgatttgtggtgctagagaagactcttgagaatcccttggactgcaacgagattaaaccagtcaattctaaaggaaatcaactctgaatattcattggaaaaactgatgctgaagcttcaacttcaatacttcagccacccgatgcaagagttgactcattggaaaataccttgatgatgggaaagattaagggcaggaaaaGTGGGTGGCAAAGGATGATATAGTTAGATACCATCACCAAATCAacgcacatgaatttgagcaaactccaggagatagtggagtacagaggagcctgctatgctacagttcatggaattgcaagagttggacatgactcagatactgaacaacaacagcaaagagcTGAATTTATTTTGTAACTATAGAAACAAGACTGCCAGGGACCAAGGGCTCTGTGTAATACATAAGGAAATTGAAAAGGTGTAGTGATGTGGTATGCAAAATCTTGGAATGATTATGACTAGGGTGACTAAATAATGTTCCAATTCCATTAGAGCTATTTTAATAGGAAAAGTATATAAACAGAGAGCTAGATAGGTACATATATGGTGTGAGACTGAATATTCAGAATCACTTGTTGCACATATTTGTTGTTACTGCCTTTAATAGtcttaggaacacacacacacatatgacacACGTATTGAAATTAGGTTCTTCTGATGATAATTCTCCACAGGGCACTCTTGATGTCCTTGTTCCTTAGgctgtagatgaaggggttcagcatAGGGGTGACCACAGTATACATCACCGAGGCCACTGCACCCTTCCTGTGGGAAGATGAGACAGCTGAGCTGAGGTATACCCCAAGGCCAGTTccataaaataagcaaacaactGACAGATGAGCACCACAGGTGGAAAAGGCTTTGTACTTCCCACCTGAAGATGATACTCTTAGAATGGAGGAAATAATTTGAGTATAGGAGTAAAGGATCCCCGAGAGTGGAACTCCACCCAAGATGGCACCAATGAAATAGATTAATATGTTATTGATGAAGGTGTCAGAACAGGAAAGGTTGAAGAGTTGAGGAGGAtcataaaagaaatgaggaacttCCACTCTGGCACAGAAGGTAAGCTGTGACACCATCAAGTAGTGCAGCAGGGAGGTCAAAAGGCTGATGGAGAATGACACCAGGGCCAACAAGCCACAGAGGCGGGGGTTCATGATGACCAGGTAGTGCAGAGGGTGGCAAATGGCCACCaaccggtcataggccatcactgtcAGAAGGAGACTctccaaaaaggcaaaaagagaaaaaaaggtcaGTTGAGTTAGGCAGCCTGCATAGGTGATGGATTTGCTGTGTGTCTGGAGGTTCACTAGCGTCTTGGGGATGGTGGTAGTGCTGAAACTGACATCAGTCAAGGACAgattggagaggaagaagtacataggggtgtggaggtgggaatCAGAGATGACAGCCAGGATGATGAGCAGGTTCCCAAGCACAGTGACCAGGTAGATGGACAAGAAGAGTCCAAAGAGGAGGGGCTGCAGGTCTGGATCATCTGAGAGGCCCAAGAGGAGGAATTCAGAGACACctgttaaattctttttttccatgtAGATGGGACACCTTATGAAACGAAGAGTGTTGAATAAGCAAAACAATAGTAGAGGCACCCAAAGAAGTGTCCATACTTTGGATTTAAgcaattaacaaataaaatattcatacttGATGACCACATGGCCTAGCATCTTTAGCAATATTTCTCAGTTGTGAGCACATCATTAATGAGGCCCCAAATATCATTTGCttctttacttacttattttagaGGCATGGGGCCAAAGAATGCAAGAGAAGTAAGGACTTTTTGACATAATAAATCCATGAACATGATGTAATATGTGTCCCCTTAGTTTTGAAGGAAAAATCTATAGTAAAAGTTTTTTCTCTCTTAGAGAAGTCATTCTAATTAAAGGACACTAAAAAGCATTCAAATATACTGTATCTTATCCAAATGTTGTGCAAGAAACTCTCTTGATTTGTAACATAGTCCTAAACAGCTAAAACCACTCTCTGggggaaagacccagaggaatcgggtggagagggaggtgggaggggggattgggatggggaatacatgtaaatccatggctgattcatgtcaatgtatgacaaaaaccactacaaaaaataaaaataaaaaaataaactaagaaaaaaaattcataatcagatagcatttctattttttaattaacttctagaggtttttcatatttatttggttttatgACATCCATCTTCCACGGAAATATGTGTTCACTCAAATATGTGTGTTGTGGTCAAAGTCTTTTCACATGTAactcaaatataaatatttgctcTGAGTGGACTTCATACTtctataaatgcatttttaatatctctttttcccttaatttatttatttttaatcaaaggataattataatattatgttggtttctgccatacatcagcatggatgagtcataggcatacatatgtcccttcctttttgagcctcccttccaccttCCACCCCTCTCGGTTGTCACAGAACCCCAGTGTGAGTTTGctgagtcacacagcaaattcctactggctatacattttttaaaaatttttagttgaatgataattgctttacaaaattttgaagCATAAAATCATACACTATCACTGAACCTGAAGATAGCACTCATATGTTATGCACCCAATGATTAATTAATAAACTGTAATTAAGACTCTGAACTTGCTTTTCTTATTGCAGAGTATTTTTCTATCAGTGTTATAACAGTCTCAGGGAAAGTTCTGAAATTGAGATTGCtgtttgctgtttgtttgtttgtttgtagtgGCTAGGTAACATTTCTTAACTATGATATATCTTTAATCCTAAAGGTTTGTGAAGGGTTGATTTCTCATCAGATCCAACCTCTTATGAACTATCAAAAAATTTAAGACCAAATAAGTTCTCAACATTAAGTGGGCTTCTCATGCCAGTTTAAGAGCTTTTTAagccaattatttttttttctcatttaattaatttatttttattggaagataattgctttacagaattttgctgttttctgtcaaacctcaacatgagtcagccataggtataaatTCTTTCTTACagagaatttgtatttcttttaaattcagcACCCTGAATGCAGTTTGGGTTGGCAGGAGAGAAATCTGTTTAGGTGCCTTGTAAACGGAGTTTTGGGCttcattggtggctcagtggtaaagaatctgcctgcaatgcaagagacctgggttcagtccctgggttgggaagatcccctggagaagaaaatggcaactcactccaggattcttagcaggaaaaaccccatggacagaggagcctgatgggctacagtccttggggtctcaaagagttcaacatgacttagccactgaataataaacaaaatggaatttcACTGTCTGTATTCAAATCAGACTTTACCTTCTCTCTACCATGGGGCAAGAttgaaattacattaaaatactGTGCTCCTGTGCTCCTAAAATGATAATAAAGCACGTTGCTCTCTTTTGGGGGGGTAATGATGCAGGTAAAAGAAAACAAGTCACATAAAAACATTGGTTCAGAGCCTGGCACATGAATTCCTACATAAGGCTTTGTGTTTATTGTCACGACTTGCATCACTATCACCGTCACGATCACTTGTGGCACTTGAAGGAcactttgctgtgctgtgctaagtcgctttcatCACATCCAGCTCTGAGACCTCAcaaactgcagcccgccaggctcctctgtccatggacttctgcttgcaagaatactgcagtgggttgccatgccctccaccaggggatcttcctgacccagggatcgaacttgcgtctcctgaggctcctgatttgcaggcagattctttaccactgagccactggggaagcccagagggTACTTCAGAGAAAATTATTACTtgctcaagttaaaaaaaaagatgcctaAGGAAGACAGGATAATTATGGGAGGAAAACagacatttaaataaaagttCTAGCATCCCCACCAGTAACAATAGCATCAACTTCATAGGCTTCTGAGCTGATCTATCCATTTTGGTGTCCTTCTACTGGCTATCCTATCTGTCCTCTACTTTGATGATGAGAAGGCAAGgctcccccaatccctcctgcTTCAGTGTCTCCCACTGCACTTGGCACTCACTGGGCTGGGCTGTGTCTCTGCTGGGGCAGGACTAAGGGATGCAGATGTCTCACATCTCCCCTACCTGGTGTTGGATAAGGGCTGAGAGTTTGTCCTCAGAACATGCAGGAAAACAGTCTCAGGTATGTGCTTCCTGGTGCAGACAACATCTCCAGGAAAATGAGACACACAGATATAGAACCCATTGGACTGGAGCTGGCTAGCGGAAGGGCTGGGAAGCACAGGCTGATTATTTACAGTGATACAGCCTGGAGACCTCCATGCATCTAGAAGACAATTAGCCAAATTGGCCCATGGCCTCTCAATCTCTGAGGATTTGCTAACTTcatggaagaagaaaaggagaaaagtgaatGTATAAGGAAGGACCTAGACCCTTCCTACTCCCAAGAAGAGGTTGACCTCTACTTTTCACCTCTGAGTTCCAAGTTATTTATCTCACCATAAAATTCACACACTTATTTATTCAGTGAGAGAAAGCAATATGTGATTTTAATCTGTAAATCTTTGATTAGTCATATAATTTAGAGAGATCTATGccttccatgggcttcccaagtggtgctagtggtaaagaacctgcctgccaatgcaagagacacaagaaacatgggttcagtcctgggtcaggaagatcccctggagcgaggcagagcaacacactccagtattcttgcctggagaatgccat from Dama dama isolate Ldn47 chromosome 9, ASM3311817v1, whole genome shotgun sequence carries:
- the LOC133061248 gene encoding olfactory receptor 7E178-like; this encodes MEKKNLTGVSEFLLLGLSDDPDLQPLLFGLFLSIYLVTVLGNLLIILAVISDSHLHTPMYFFLSNLSLTDVSFSTTTIPKTLVNLQTHSKSITYAGCLTQLTFFSLFAFLESLLLTVMAYDRLVAICHPLHYLVIMNPRLCGLLALVSFSISLLTSLLHYLMVSQLTFCARVEVPHFFYDPPQLFNLSCSDTFINNILIYFIGAILGGVPLSGILYSYTQIISSILRVSSSGGKYKAFSTCGAHLSVVCLFYGTGLGVYLSSAVSSSHRKGAVASVMYTVVTPMLNPFIYSLRNKDIKSALWRIIIRRT